A region from the Sandaracinus amylolyticus genome encodes:
- a CDS encoding Ig-like domain-containing protein, whose product MLATVGQMSSDSDGVEHLEGSRVAIPYRVIRGAQARAALIAEIRALDLPVVRHLPPARDQCLPGYPGGECTPPADPAWGFHVAAEHIGERALPQVRQEICLAVGRLDPLWMPNARTDLGHTRPYVPNYPREAFAPSVAFASARELSNPIDRVSVVAVESDREWAQPVDLLTRVHWTSEGDLPSEIRLRWRGWDGLHEVPVARDLTIALDPRWGADQVAVAIVDAINEAVDVPGIFDAEASSDGFIAQRYVSSEVDEPITLELDAVATNQLRLEPFPAAVTGARAVSQWGAATRLTNGRMVVGDDPESWERGFGSCIIPDIELAAIEANQIIQDWHNTVPLIEGKATLVRLFMQLSREERQRSSAAHGPTVTVRLHGYRCSEPAPAPCDRVETFAPMIGTQDAAVPRVAGRAHRAAYAFPLHFRLPAEWLRGHIEIEAALIGGQLRCREHADAETPGVPGDCRARLSFVRHDGPMLAISPLRFDTGHPQLDVPETDEWWNVIGFATEILPVSSGQERYDMRTAQLRTPRAVAFPGLGMNANDANYLHLVHTYAYYLRQYECDAANCDVGVVVAAVSAEARDVAAGVGADGVATFSMNSTTTAAHELSHALGRHHVNFCMTPQRASACPEPYPWMFLAAGLDDPAWANPQLRPALGPLTQGLDREIFGCDLREGLIHATGDAWDYMSYCSAPARWTSWFEYERLLRPVEGGAHGDNIARFTRAPWEPVEWDLLEPCDESKPDFSPLEPPYAVPSPRRLIAGWVDESGHVVFLPSVHRDRHVTRITALDPDGTSARIEASDGTVLFEGGVPLIEPEEQGDDAPSIFAAFVPVLPDAQRVHIVRGGHVLGTLEASPNVPSAQLRVTTSSSAARVQLDASDADHDSLTAILEYSPDGTRWQVVGVGPSTETFHVPFRYLHGSSNGRLRVSVSDGFSSTAVVSDGFVVPNQPPFASIIEPRADAVIGRHETVHFRAYALDREDDGLGARALVWSSDRDGLLGTGSPDVNVSELSAGEHVITVTATDSAGNQSQSSSRITVRSPRPAGADLALRTVLPDAIQIGETAEVEAVITNVGGTSTSGDVDLAITMPAGISIHEIHAEDLACTMVDAAARCTADSLIIEPHWSTAVRLIVGAADRGEGSYEAIAVARLTAAGDVDDRNDEVEWGLAVSALDVVARDLDPEGVAPGAELSGAVDVTNRSSGVVEAPFAVETTLDARLDILDASGPGWSCVHVASSLRCDQVRDALPGNESAAPIVVRARVRRGAVVSSDWRLDVDGPASLAPGEEGEYRITGTNHGTGPHPGPVHVELAWPDAHLVVSVRSDAFACAARVNAITCHREAEVPAGVTLAPILVRVRRDAPGDLRITTTPPDALTPGAAADYVVRVENVGVGTFYGTATVSAAFPSSETVEASSGDGWRCTTDAHSIDCAHSDTHIVSGEALPLLRVTVRAEAFGELDAGQPDLDGGTPVSDSGASIDAARDSGPTWTRGVDVSVRAGDVRAVDRDPSLADPGFRLSGVSDGLWYDYEYPFRPGRRINTLIPASGGTDYGDGTEVLDAPPAPPNQVYRSYHQPVQGGYWHYDVYLRNVGDAPTLGPIEVALTLPPGVRFDPTVALTGQSSVPEGWSCVLADPVLTCTRAEGLPAMQRRGVVLPIRLRVELDADRVQPIDVVVRVPGDVDASNDVVHDRLYDVHQPWGPTMRERAEDHLPPAPLAIDLTTSRTSVHEASALDVAVAVSSTSSSPLVARAIEVELFRGETLVVVESVGGDGWSCDARWGSATCRRADAGALEPGATLPPITARVAAGPDEDGVMPISVSARTDDTRRVWQSTSIDVHESDWDLTGTLVYSACPPDSDCRPLHDPESTDDGERMPRVQLLDLARRIREEVPFARSFAGTERLAWASETTLSPTGDRVLAVLTRDTETLYEVSLDRREPDGRLSTRYVGGPESLGSGAYSADGGAVVLGGSMTLPVSGSALLPWDIDRQNDVDALALQPAFSPDARQIAFQRGMPAQIWTIDVERSSDGTWSPTSEPRRLTDAAGRRETAPEYSPDGSCVAFATDDGIVLRSLTDGTERLLTHAVRGEADGRPTFSPDGRWIAFERGPREGFVEDPARKPENWRHRRRILGTVFLPFEHGIFALPVEGGVPRLIARGRHPSWGPERALAAIPTSLPVAAAPPIAPPAIRIETSPSALVVPEGGSLEIVGSVAADVALDGPVHALAIVDQLSLPSADRRTRRGLTRRAAREVPPDWAPRAVHPAFCDVSRSLDLSRCQSVALVRGLRDVPELDVSVMTFGADMQHRAPSQPYIPSVFIEDVGPAEGVQSVTTPAADLDADGLADPDETIALVATTACSDSGYGGRSTAFAPLPSAGMTCRVENAQLTYDDVLAAMNTHFAAQPEGRRVAYLVSSGRDHVSEDGDSPLAAAIRAGTVVHGVGRAAQPAALDLVIIVDDRLGRAREALARAMTILAASNEAHTRVLLVSGESWLAGTALSADPRATHLQHSFGGESPMRAISSRQLELAAWARRDSALRVLVVTDHDVRPLGVVTVLHDLDRVFGRAAEVHVIAPEGAPGRPESSPCDTQLAPFGRAANLYEIASITGGRRTSICRDDFTPAIEALLDRGAIDAISECDPSSPLRHITDATGGRCQTIDWAAPAIPFLPWTDRDGRDHVEQVELALGDQRVLATLDGSGRFRATFPSVPGGTHQVTAFARTTSGREATTTSTVRGNRAPSAADDAIAVVQRIGSVRVLLNDRDDDGDALRVVSWTQPAHGTVACDPAGQCQYSTTRSDVREDSFEYEITDAYGLRARARVSVSIDTNRAPSARDFVVRVAPFGAVRLDVLSNASDPDGDPLTVTTLTPSMGDIRCAQSECSYRSRASAGSDTVYYAVRDPSGLSASGRITVIADATAPLFRATVSSPSSTTGGEPFAVDVVVTNDGTSEGSGVVFEHALPAPFVLESSAGAGWVCRAATSVVCVHSSAVAPGASLPSLRLVLRTPVSASSASSWMSTWTNGVVWGRAVELHGPTRDRIAFGSVAQPTGVIDEVRTITLEVVNVGTVGTEVGNVLVSTPKSIAILDVVGAAWAPDSAGVAWFDARVIAPGERVAYTIRVQPSAEGEHEIGITLSSDDVASNDHTTVWLAVSAPAPARDDACWRGEPDPTVCGTNGQTFVDRCELAEEVGIEHDGRCDLALAIPDASTTGVTTEIDVIGGEGSIEVGVAVEVAHRRRGDLRVVLVTPSGATRTLTSPSSSTARDFTWRGALRLGSPGANGTWHLRVIDSVTANTGEIRFFSITPR is encoded by the coding sequence GTGCTCGCGACGGTCGGCCAGATGTCGTCCGACTCGGACGGCGTGGAGCACCTCGAGGGCAGCCGTGTCGCGATCCCGTACCGGGTGATCCGCGGCGCGCAGGCGCGAGCAGCGTTGATCGCGGAGATCCGAGCGCTCGATCTGCCCGTCGTGCGCCACCTGCCGCCCGCGCGGGATCAATGCCTGCCTGGCTATCCCGGGGGCGAGTGCACCCCACCTGCAGATCCCGCTTGGGGGTTCCACGTCGCTGCGGAGCACATCGGGGAACGCGCCCTGCCGCAGGTACGCCAAGAGATCTGCCTGGCCGTCGGCCGTCTCGATCCGCTGTGGATGCCCAACGCGCGCACCGACCTCGGCCACACACGGCCTTACGTACCCAACTACCCCAGGGAGGCGTTCGCGCCATCCGTGGCGTTTGCGTCCGCGCGCGAGCTGAGCAATCCGATCGATCGCGTCTCGGTCGTTGCTGTCGAATCGGACCGAGAATGGGCGCAGCCAGTCGACCTGCTCACGCGAGTCCACTGGACCTCCGAGGGCGATCTGCCGTCCGAAATCCGCCTCCGTTGGCGTGGCTGGGACGGCCTCCACGAGGTGCCCGTGGCGCGCGACCTGACCATCGCGCTCGACCCGCGGTGGGGGGCTGATCAGGTCGCAGTCGCAATCGTCGACGCGATCAACGAAGCCGTCGACGTGCCCGGCATCTTCGACGCCGAAGCGAGCTCGGACGGCTTCATCGCGCAGCGCTACGTCTCTTCGGAGGTCGATGAACCCATCACGCTGGAGCTCGATGCGGTCGCGACGAATCAGCTCCGGCTGGAGCCGTTCCCGGCGGCCGTGACTGGCGCCCGCGCAGTCTCGCAGTGGGGCGCGGCGACTCGACTCACGAACGGGCGGATGGTGGTGGGCGATGATCCCGAGTCGTGGGAACGGGGATTCGGGTCCTGCATCATCCCCGACATCGAGCTCGCGGCAATCGAAGCCAATCAGATCATCCAGGATTGGCACAACACCGTGCCATTGATCGAAGGCAAGGCGACACTCGTGCGTTTGTTCATGCAGCTCTCGCGTGAGGAGCGGCAGCGGAGCAGCGCGGCGCACGGACCGACCGTCACGGTGCGACTCCACGGGTATCGATGCAGTGAGCCCGCACCGGCTCCGTGCGACCGGGTCGAGACGTTCGCGCCGATGATTGGGACGCAGGACGCCGCCGTCCCTCGCGTCGCCGGCCGCGCACATCGCGCAGCATACGCATTTCCACTCCACTTCCGACTACCGGCGGAATGGCTCCGTGGACACATCGAGATCGAGGCTGCGCTGATCGGGGGACAGCTTCGATGCCGCGAGCATGCGGACGCCGAGACTCCCGGCGTGCCGGGGGACTGTCGGGCTCGACTGTCATTCGTGCGGCACGACGGGCCGATGCTGGCGATCTCGCCGCTGCGATTCGACACCGGTCATCCACAGCTCGACGTGCCCGAGACGGATGAGTGGTGGAACGTGATCGGATTCGCGACCGAGATCCTGCCCGTCTCTTCTGGCCAGGAGCGATACGACATGCGGACCGCGCAGCTCCGCACGCCACGCGCGGTTGCGTTCCCGGGGCTCGGCATGAACGCGAACGACGCGAACTACCTGCACCTCGTCCACACGTATGCGTACTACTTGCGCCAGTACGAATGTGACGCTGCGAATTGCGACGTCGGTGTCGTCGTCGCGGCGGTCTCCGCGGAGGCCCGCGACGTCGCCGCAGGCGTGGGCGCCGACGGTGTCGCCACGTTCAGCATGAACAGTACGACCACGGCCGCACACGAGCTCAGTCACGCGTTGGGCCGCCATCACGTGAACTTCTGCATGACGCCGCAGCGCGCCAGTGCGTGTCCCGAGCCGTACCCCTGGATGTTCCTAGCGGCCGGCCTCGACGATCCTGCGTGGGCGAATCCGCAGCTCAGACCGGCGCTCGGCCCGCTCACCCAAGGCCTCGACCGCGAGATTTTCGGCTGTGACCTCCGCGAGGGCCTGATCCACGCTACCGGCGATGCATGGGACTACATGAGCTATTGCTCGGCGCCCGCGAGATGGACGTCGTGGTTCGAGTACGAGCGACTGCTGCGTCCCGTGGAAGGCGGCGCGCATGGCGACAACATCGCTCGATTCACGCGAGCTCCTTGGGAACCGGTCGAATGGGACCTCCTCGAGCCCTGTGACGAGTCGAAGCCAGATTTCTCGCCGCTCGAGCCACCCTATGCCGTGCCGAGCCCGCGCCGCTTGATCGCCGGATGGGTCGATGAGAGCGGCCATGTCGTATTCCTTCCGTCCGTGCACCGCGACCGCCACGTCACCCGTATCACCGCGTTGGATCCCGATGGCACCAGCGCGAGGATCGAGGCGTCGGACGGCACCGTGCTCTTCGAAGGCGGAGTGCCGCTCATCGAGCCCGAAGAACAGGGCGATGACGCGCCGTCGATCTTCGCCGCATTCGTGCCCGTTCTTCCCGATGCGCAGCGGGTCCACATCGTCCGAGGGGGACACGTGCTCGGTACCCTCGAGGCGAGCCCGAACGTCCCTTCGGCGCAGCTGCGGGTCACGACGTCATCGTCGGCAGCGCGCGTGCAGCTCGACGCGTCCGACGCCGACCACGATTCACTGACTGCCATCCTCGAGTACAGTCCAGACGGTACACGCTGGCAGGTCGTCGGAGTCGGCCCGTCCACCGAGACGTTCCACGTTCCGTTCCGCTACCTCCACGGGAGCTCGAACGGGCGCCTTCGAGTCAGCGTGAGCGACGGCTTCTCATCGACTGCCGTCGTCTCCGACGGATTCGTCGTTCCGAACCAACCGCCGTTTGCATCCATCATCGAGCCTCGCGCCGATGCCGTGATTGGACGGCACGAGACTGTTCACTTCCGCGCGTACGCGCTCGATCGAGAAGACGATGGCCTCGGAGCTCGAGCACTCGTCTGGTCGTCGGACCGCGACGGTCTCCTCGGGACCGGATCTCCCGACGTGAATGTGTCGGAGCTTTCCGCTGGCGAACACGTCATCACGGTCACCGCAACCGACAGCGCCGGCAATCAGAGCCAATCCTCGAGTCGAATCACCGTTCGCTCGCCGCGCCCGGCGGGCGCTGACCTCGCACTGCGAACGGTTCTTCCGGATGCGATCCAGATCGGAGAGACTGCGGAGGTCGAAGCGGTCATCACGAACGTCGGCGGCACTTCCACCAGTGGCGACGTCGATCTCGCGATCACGATGCCCGCGGGGATCTCGATTCATGAGATCCACGCCGAAGATCTCGCGTGCACCATGGTCGACGCCGCCGCGCGCTGTACGGCCGACTCGCTGATCATCGAGCCGCACTGGAGCACCGCAGTTCGATTGATCGTCGGCGCGGCCGATCGCGGAGAAGGCTCTTACGAAGCGATCGCCGTCGCGCGCCTCACCGCCGCAGGCGACGTCGACGACCGCAACGACGAAGTCGAGTGGGGCCTCGCCGTGAGCGCGCTCGACGTGGTCGCGCGCGACCTCGATCCCGAGGGTGTGGCACCGGGCGCCGAGCTCTCGGGCGCGGTCGACGTCACCAATCGTTCGAGCGGCGTGGTAGAGGCCCCGTTCGCGGTGGAGACCACGCTCGACGCGCGGCTCGACATCCTCGACGCGAGTGGGCCCGGCTGGTCGTGCGTGCACGTCGCGAGCTCGCTGCGCTGCGATCAAGTGCGCGACGCCCTGCCGGGGAACGAGAGCGCGGCTCCGATCGTCGTGCGTGCGCGCGTGCGTCGCGGCGCGGTCGTATCGAGCGACTGGCGCCTGGACGTCGACGGTCCCGCTTCGCTGGCACCAGGCGAGGAGGGCGAATATCGCATCACCGGCACGAACCACGGTACCGGACCTCATCCGGGCCCGGTGCACGTCGAGCTCGCGTGGCCCGACGCGCACCTCGTCGTGTCGGTGCGGAGCGACGCGTTCGCGTGCGCGGCGCGAGTGAACGCGATCACCTGTCATCGCGAAGCCGAAGTTCCTGCGGGCGTGACGCTCGCGCCGATCTTGGTCCGGGTGCGCCGTGATGCGCCCGGTGACCTGCGCATCACCACGACGCCACCCGACGCGCTGACGCCGGGCGCGGCTGCCGACTACGTCGTTCGTGTGGAGAACGTCGGAGTCGGCACGTTCTACGGGACTGCCACGGTGAGCGCGGCCTTTCCTTCGAGCGAGACCGTCGAGGCCTCGTCCGGCGACGGCTGGCGCTGCACCACGGACGCGCACTCGATCGACTGCGCGCACTCGGACACGCACATCGTCTCGGGCGAAGCACTGCCGCTCTTGCGCGTGACCGTGCGCGCGGAGGCGTTCGGTGAGCTCGACGCGGGTCAGCCCGATCTCGACGGCGGGACGCCAGTCTCCGACTCCGGTGCTTCGATCGACGCGGCGCGCGATTCCGGCCCGACCTGGACGCGCGGAGTCGATGTCTCGGTGAGGGCTGGCGATGTTCGTGCGGTGGATCGGGACCCCTCGCTCGCCGATCCCGGATTCCGGCTCTCCGGCGTGTCCGATGGCTTGTGGTACGACTACGAGTACCCGTTCCGGCCGGGGCGACGCATCAACACGCTGATCCCCGCGTCGGGTGGAACCGACTACGGCGATGGGACGGAGGTGCTCGACGCGCCTCCGGCGCCGCCGAACCAGGTCTATCGGTCGTACCACCAGCCCGTCCAGGGCGGGTATTGGCACTACGACGTCTATCTACGCAACGTCGGCGACGCCCCGACGCTGGGTCCGATCGAGGTCGCGCTCACGCTCCCGCCCGGCGTCCGATTCGATCCGACGGTCGCGCTCACCGGGCAATCGAGCGTCCCGGAGGGCTGGAGCTGTGTGCTCGCGGATCCAGTGCTGACCTGCACGCGCGCCGAAGGGCTCCCGGCGATGCAGCGGCGTGGCGTCGTGCTCCCGATCCGTTTGCGCGTCGAGCTCGATGCGGATCGCGTCCAGCCGATCGACGTCGTGGTGCGCGTTCCGGGCGACGTCGACGCGAGCAACGACGTCGTGCACGACCGGCTGTACGACGTGCATCAGCCCTGGGGCCCCACGATGCGCGAGCGTGCCGAGGATCATCTTCCCCCAGCGCCGCTCGCGATCGATCTCACGACGTCGCGCACCAGCGTGCACGAAGCGAGCGCGCTCGATGTCGCCGTCGCGGTCAGCAGCACGAGCTCATCTCCGCTCGTCGCGCGTGCGATCGAGGTCGAGCTGTTCCGCGGCGAGACGCTCGTCGTCGTCGAGAGCGTGGGTGGCGACGGCTGGTCGTGTGACGCGCGCTGGGGCAGCGCGACCTGCCGTCGAGCCGATGCCGGCGCGCTCGAGCCGGGGGCTACACTTCCTCCGATCACCGCGCGCGTCGCGGCGGGGCCCGACGAGGACGGAGTGATGCCGATCTCCGTTTCGGCGCGAACCGACGACACCCGCCGAGTGTGGCAGTCGACGAGCATCGACGTGCACGAGTCGGATTGGGACCTGACTGGCACGCTCGTGTATTCTGCGTGTCCACCGGACTCCGACTGTCGGCCGCTCCACGATCCCGAGTCGACGGACGACGGCGAGCGCATGCCTCGCGTGCAGCTGCTCGACCTCGCGCGGCGGATCCGCGAGGAGGTCCCGTTCGCGCGCAGCTTCGCGGGCACGGAGCGCCTCGCGTGGGCCTCGGAGACGACGCTCTCGCCGACCGGCGATCGTGTGCTCGCAGTCCTGACTCGCGACACCGAGACCCTCTACGAGGTCTCGCTCGATCGGCGTGAGCCCGACGGCCGTTTGTCGACTCGCTATGTCGGGGGGCCGGAATCTCTCGGCTCTGGCGCGTACTCGGCCGACGGTGGAGCAGTCGTGCTCGGCGGCTCCATGACGCTTCCCGTCAGCGGGTCGGCTCTGTTGCCGTGGGACATCGACCGTCAGAACGACGTCGACGCGCTCGCGCTGCAACCCGCGTTCTCGCCCGATGCGCGGCAGATCGCGTTTCAGCGCGGCATGCCCGCGCAGATCTGGACCATCGACGTCGAGCGCAGCTCGGATGGCACCTGGAGCCCGACCAGCGAGCCGCGACGACTGACCGACGCGGCCGGGCGTCGTGAGACGGCGCCCGAGTACTCCCCCGATGGCAGCTGCGTCGCGTTCGCGACCGACGATGGGATCGTGCTGCGGTCGCTGACCGATGGCACCGAGCGGCTGCTCACGCACGCTGTGCGCGGCGAAGCCGATGGTCGTCCGACGTTCTCGCCCGACGGCCGCTGGATCGCGTTCGAGCGCGGGCCGCGCGAAGGGTTCGTGGAGGACCCGGCGCGGAAGCCGGAGAACTGGCGTCATCGCCGTCGGATCCTCGGCACCGTCTTCTTGCCGTTCGAGCACGGCATCTTCGCGCTTCCCGTCGAGGGCGGAGTGCCTCGGCTGATCGCGCGCGGTCGACACCCGAGCTGGGGCCCCGAGCGCGCCCTCGCGGCAATCCCGACCTCGCTTCCGGTCGCCGCGGCTCCTCCGATCGCACCGCCGGCGATCCGCATCGAGACGTCGCCGAGCGCGTTGGTCGTGCCGGAAGGCGGATCCCTCGAGATCGTCGGGTCGGTCGCTGCTGACGTCGCGCTAGACGGTCCGGTGCATGCGCTCGCGATCGTCGATCAGCTCTCGCTGCCATCCGCGGATCGCCGTACCCGCCGCGGGCTGACGCGACGCGCGGCGCGCGAGGTTCCACCCGACTGGGCGCCGCGCGCCGTCCATCCCGCGTTCTGCGACGTCTCGCGATCGCTCGACCTGTCACGGTGCCAGTCGGTCGCGCTCGTGCGTGGGCTGCGAGACGTGCCGGAGCTCGATGTCTCGGTGATGACGTTCGGCGCCGACATGCAGCACCGAGCGCCGTCGCAACCCTACATCCCGAGCGTCTTCATCGAGGATGTCGGGCCCGCGGAGGGCGTGCAGTCGGTCACCACACCCGCGGCCGATCTGGACGCGGATGGGCTCGCCGATCCCGACGAGACGATCGCGCTCGTCGCGACCACCGCGTGCTCCGACTCCGGCTACGGCGGCCGCTCCACGGCGTTCGCGCCACTGCCCAGCGCGGGCATGACGTGCCGGGTCGAGAACGCGCAACTCACGTACGACGACGTGCTCGCCGCGATGAACACGCATTTCGCGGCGCAGCCCGAAGGACGACGCGTCGCGTACCTCGTGTCGTCTGGCCGCGATCACGTGAGCGAGGATGGCGACTCGCCGCTCGCCGCGGCCATCCGCGCCGGCACGGTCGTGCACGGCGTCGGACGAGCCGCGCAGCCGGCGGCGCTGGATCTCGTCATCATCGTCGACGACCGGCTCGGTCGCGCGCGCGAGGCGCTCGCGCGCGCGATGACGATTCTCGCAGCGTCGAACGAGGCGCACACGCGCGTCCTCTTGGTGTCGGGTGAGAGCTGGCTCGCCGGCACGGCCCTGAGCGCAGATCCGCGCGCGACACATCTGCAGCACTCGTTCGGCGGCGAGTCTCCGATGCGCGCGATCAGCTCGCGGCAGCTCGAGCTCGCGGCGTGGGCACGACGCGACAGCGCGCTGCGCGTGCTCGTCGTGACCGATCACGACGTGAGGCCCCTCGGTGTCGTCACGGTGCTTCACGACCTCGATCGCGTCTTCGGTCGTGCCGCCGAGGTGCACGTGATCGCCCCCGAGGGCGCGCCCGGGCGTCCCGAGTCGTCCCCGTGCGATACGCAGCTCGCGCCGTTCGGTCGCGCGGCGAATCTCTACGAGATAGCCAGCATCACCGGAGGCCGCCGGACGTCGATCTGTCGCGACGACTTCACGCCCGCGATCGAGGCGTTGCTCGATCGCGGCGCGATCGACGCGATCTCGGAGTGCGATCCATCGAGCCCGCTGCGCCACATCACCGACGCGACCGGAGGGCGCTGTCAGACGATCGACTGGGCTGCGCCCGCGATCCCGTTCCTGCCCTGGACGGACCGTGACGGGCGAGATCACGTGGAGCAGGTCGAGCTCGCGCTCGGGGATCAGCGCGTGCTCGCGACGCTCGATGGCTCGGGCCGTTTCCGCGCGACGTTTCCGAGCGTGCCGGGCGGGACACACCAGGTGACCGCGTTCGCGCGCACCACGTCGGGTCGCGAAGCGACCACCACGAGCACGGTGCGCGGCAATCGCGCGCCGAGCGCCGCCGACGATGCGATCGCGGTCGTTCAGCGAATCGGGTCCGTGCGGGTGCTCTTGAACGATCGCGACGATGACGGCGATGCGCTCCGTGTCGTGTCGTGGACGCAGCCCGCGCACGGCACCGTGGCGTGCGATCCCGCTGGCCAGTGCCAGTACTCGACGACGCGCAGCGACGTTCGCGAGGACTCGTTCGAGTACGAGATCACCGACGCGTACGGGCTCCGCGCGCGGGCGCGCGTGAGCGTGTCGATCGACACGAACCGCGCGCCGAGCGCGCGCGACTTCGTCGTGCGCGTCGCGCCGTTCGGCGCGGTGCGTCTCGACGTGCTCTCGAACGCGAGCGACCCGGACGGAGACCCGCTCACCGTCACGACGCTCACTCCGTCGATGGGAGACATCCGCTGCGCGCAGAGCGAGTGCTCCTATCGCTCGCGCGCGTCGGCGGGAAGCGACACCGTGTACTACGCGGTCCGCGATCCCTCCGGGCTCTCGGCGAGCGGTCGGATCACCGTGATCGCCGACGCGACCGCGCCGCTCTTCCGCGCGACGGTCTCGAGCCCGAGCTCCACGACCGGAGGCGAGCCCTTCGCCGTCGACGTCGTGGTCACGAACGACGGCACGAGCGAGGGGAGCGGGGTCGTGTTCGAGCACGCACTGCCCGCTCCGTTCGTGCTCGAGTCGAGCGCGGGCGCTGGGTGGGTGTGTCGCGCTGCGACGAGCGTCGTGTGCGTCCACTCGAGCGCCGTCGCGCCCGGGGCGTCCCTTCCGTCGCTGCGGCTCGTGCTGCGCACGCCGGTGAGCGCGTCGTCGGCGTCGTCGTGGATGTCGACGTGGACCAATGGCGTCGTGTGGGGTCGTGCCGTCGAGCTCCACGGTCCGACCCGTGATCGCATCGCGTTCGGGTCGGTCGCGCAGCCCACGGGCGTGATCGACGAGGTACGCACGATCACGCTCGAGGTCGTGAACGTCGGAACCGTCGGCACCGAGGTCGGAAACGTCCTCGTGTCCACGCCGAAGTCGATCGCGATTCTCGACGTCGTCGGCGCCGCATGGGCGCCCGACTCGGCGGGCGTCGCATGGTTCGACGCACGCGTGATCGCGCCGGGCGAGCGCGTCGCGTACACGATTCGCGTGCAGCCGAGCGCAGAAGGCGAGCACGAGATTGGCATCACGCTCTCCTCGGACGACGTCGCGTCGAACGACCACACCACGGTGTGGCTCGCCGTGAGCGCGCCGGCGCCCGCGCGCGACGACGCGTGCTGGCGCGGCGAGCCCGACCCGACGGTGTGCGGCACGAACGGACAGACGTTCGTCGATCGATGCGAGCTCGCGGAGGAGGTCGGCATCGAGCACGACGGTCGCTGCGATCTCGCACTCGCGATCCCCGATGCGAGCACGACCGGCGTTACGACCGAAATCGACGTCATCGGTGGCGAGGGCTCGATCGAGGTGGGCGTGGCGGTCGAGGTGGCGCACCGGCGCCGTGGCGACCTGCGCGTCGTGCTCGTCACGCCCTCGGGCGCGACACGCACGCTCACGAGCCCGAGCAGTAGCACTGCGCGCGACTTCACTTGGCGGGGCGCGCTGCGCCTCGGCTCGCCCGGCGCGAACGGGACGTGGCATCTCCGGGTGATCGACAGCGTTACGGCGAACACCGGCGAGATCCGCTTCTTCTCGATCACACCACGCTGA